In Bacillota bacterium, a single window of DNA contains:
- the serS gene encoding serine--tRNA ligase encodes MLDLRLIRENPELIREMLKNRGEEAPLDELLELDDQRRSLLTEVEQLKAKRNKVSEQVAQLKREKQDASALIEEMKVVSQTIKDYDDQLRVIEEQLRDRQLRIPNIPHESVHVGQSEEDNKEIRRWGEPTAFEFEPKPHWDLGVDLDILDFDRGAKVTGTRFYFLKGLGARLERALVNFMLDVHTAEHGYSEVFPPFIANKDSAIGTGQLPKFGEDMFKLENLDYYLIPTAEVPVTNLYRDEILDGDQLPIYHVAYSACFRSEAGAYGRDTRGVIRVHQFNKVELVKFVKPENSYEEHEKLVADAETILQRLGLPYRVTQMCTADLGFTAAKKLDLEVWMPSYGKYVEISSCSNFEAFQARRANIRYRPERGAKPEFVHTLNGSGVAIGRCLAAVIENYQQEDGSIIIPEVLRPYMQGLAKIS; translated from the coding sequence ATGTTAGACTTACGCTTGATTAGAGAAAACCCCGAGCTGATTAGAGAAATGCTGAAGAATAGAGGCGAAGAAGCTCCTCTTGATGAGCTGCTTGAGTTAGATGATCAGAGACGCTCTCTCCTCACCGAAGTGGAGCAGTTGAAAGCCAAGCGCAATAAAGTTTCTGAGCAGGTAGCTCAATTAAAGCGGGAAAAGCAGGATGCATCTGCGCTGATTGAAGAAATGAAAGTAGTCTCTCAGACAATTAAGGACTACGATGACCAGCTGCGCGTTATTGAGGAACAGCTGCGTGATCGTCAGCTCCGCATTCCTAATATTCCCCATGAGTCGGTGCATGTGGGTCAGAGCGAAGAAGATAACAAAGAAATCCGCCGCTGGGGAGAACCCACTGCGTTTGAGTTTGAGCCGAAGCCTCACTGGGACTTAGGCGTTGACCTGGATATTCTCGATTTTGATCGCGGTGCTAAAGTGACCGGGACTCGGTTTTATTTCCTTAAAGGCTTAGGTGCAAGATTGGAGCGCGCCTTGGTTAACTTTATGCTTGATGTCCACACTGCTGAGCATGGATATTCCGAGGTGTTCCCACCGTTTATTGCCAACAAAGACAGCGCCATCGGCACCGGCCAGCTGCCAAAGTTTGGCGAGGACATGTTCAAACTCGAAAACTTAGATTATTATCTAATCCCAACCGCTGAAGTACCGGTTACAAATCTTTACCGGGATGAAATCTTAGATGGGGATCAGTTACCGATATACCATGTAGCATATTCAGCATGCTTCCGGTCAGAAGCAGGTGCATATGGGCGTGACACCCGCGGTGTGATCCGGGTGCATCAGTTTAATAAAGTTGAACTGGTAAAATTCGTTAAGCCAGAAAACTCTTATGAAGAGCACGAAAAACTTGTTGCTGATGCAGAAACTATTCTGCAGCGGCTCGGACTGCCTTATCGGGTAACCCAGATGTGCACTGCGGATTTAGGATTTACCGCAGCGAAGAAACTGGATCTTGAAGTTTGGATGCCGAGCTACGGTAAGTATGTTGAAATATCTTCCTGCAGCAACTTCGAGGCCTTCCAGGCGCGGAGAGCAAATATCCGCTACCGTCCGGAAAGGGGAGCCAAACCAGAATTTGTGCATACACTAAATGGCTCAGGGGTTGCA